DNA from Corvus hawaiiensis isolate bCorHaw1 chromosome 28, bCorHaw1.pri.cur, whole genome shotgun sequence:
tcGGCCAGAGATGTCTTCACTTTTGACAACCTCCACAATCCTCTCgactgcagcacaaacttccagcctaaagccttcaaccaccactccaaccccatccagtcctcctgcaatatccacacctgagaagatcacaactccggcaacagaggcaacctccgCGACCACCACGGTCCTTGCACAaacttcttcctctgctcctgggacaagcccaacttctgccagcactgtgactcttcctcggAGCTCTACCGTGGAGACCacttcagcagcacccaccacagctgcccccaccaccagcactgtgtttgagaccacctccactgctgcgggtcgatccacatccagcactgagaccaccactgtttccaccaccacgaggtcagaagtctccagctcggctgcccagtccacatctcagcctgagaccacaacttcagcctcttctactcGGCCAGAGACGTCTTCACTTGTAACAACCTCCACAATCCTCTCAACCACGGCACAAACTTATAGCCTAAAGCCTTCAACCaccactccaaccccatccagtcctgctgcaatatccacacctgagaagatcacaactccggcaacagaggcaacctccacGACCACCACGGTCCTTGCacaaacgtcttcctctgctcctgggacaagcccaacttctgccagcactgcgACTCTTCCTCGGAGCTCTACCGTGGAGACCacttcagcagcacccaccacagctgcccccaccaccagcactgtgtttgagaccacctccactgctgcgggtcgatccacatccagcactgagaccaccactgtttccaccaccacgaggtcagaagtctccagctcggctgcccagtccacatctcagcctgCGAAAAGagcttcagcctcttctactcGGCCAGAGACGTCTCCACTTGTTACAACCTCCACAATCCCCTCAACCATGGCACAAACTTCCAGCCTAAAGCCTTCAGCCaccactccaaccccatccagtcctgctgcaatatccacacctgagaagatcacaactccggcaacagaggcaacctccacGATCACCACGGTCCCAGCacaaacgtcttcctctgctcctgggacaagcccaacttctgccagcactgtgactcttcctctgagtgcgaccacttcagcagctctcacctcaacagcacccaccaccagcactgtgtttgagtccccctccactgctgcgggtcgatccacatccagcactgaggccaccactgtttccaccaaatcaaggtcagaagtctccagctcggctgcccagtccacatctcagcctgagaccacaacttcagcctcttctactcGGCCAGAGACGTCTTCACTTGTAACAACCTCCACAATCCTCTCAACCACGGCACAAACTTATAGCCTAAAGCCTTCAACCaccactccaaccccatccagtcctgctgcaatatccacacctgagaagatcacaactccggcaacagaggcaacctccacGACCACCACGGTCCCAGCacaaacgtcttcctctgctcctgggacaagcccaacttctgccagcactgtgactcttcctcggAGCTCTACCGTGGAGACCacttcagcagcacccaccacagctgcccccaccaccagcactgtgtttgagaccacctccactgctgcgggtcgatccacatccagcactgagaccaccactgtttccaccaccacgaggtcagaagtctccagctcggctgcccagtccacatctcagcctgCGAAAAGagcttcagcctcttctactcGGCCAGAGACGTCTCCACTTGTTACAACCTCCACAATCCCCTCAACCATGGCACAAACTTCCAGCCTAAAGCCTTCAGCCaccactccaaccccatccagtcctgctgcaatatccacacctgagaagatcacaactctggcaacagaggcaacctccacGACCACCACGGTCCCAGCacaaacgtcttcctctgctcctgggacaagcccaacttctgccagcactgtgactcttcctctgaGCGCAACCACTTCAGCAGCGCTCACCTCAACAgcacccaccaccagcactgtgtttgagaccacctccactgctgcgggtcgatCCACATCCCGCACTGAGGCCACCTCTGTTTCCACCACCAcaaggtcagaagtctccagctcggctgcccagtccacatctcagcctgagaccaccacttcagcctcttctgcttGGCCAGAGACGTCTTCACTTTTGACAACCTCCACAATCCTCTCgactgcagcacaaacttccagcctaaagccttcagccaccactccaaccccatccagtcctcctgcaatatccacacctgagaagatcacaacatcggcaacagaggcaacctccacGACCACCACGGTCCCAGCacaaacgtcttcctctgctcctgggacaagcccaacttctgccagcactgtgactcttcctcggAGCTCTACCGTGGAGACCacttcagcagcacccaccacagctgcccccaccaccagcactgtgtttgagaccacctccactgctgcgggtcgatccacatccagcactgagaccaccactgtttccaccaccacaaggtcagaagtctccagctcggctgccccGGCCACACCTCCACCTGAGACCaccacttcagcctcttctactcGGCCAGAGACGTCTTCACTTGTAACAACCTCCACAATCCTCTCgactgcagcacaaacttcCAGGGCAAAGCCTTCATCCaccactccaaccccatccagtcctgctgcaatatccacacctgagaagatcacaactccggcaacagaggcaacctccacGACCACCACGGTCCCAGCacaaacgtcttcctctgctcctgggacaagcccaacttctgccagcactgtgactcttcctctgagtgcgaccacttcagcagctctcaccaCAACTgcacccaccaccagcactgtgtttgagaccacctccactgctgcgggtcgatCCACATCCCGCACTGAGACCACCACTGTTTCCACCACCACAAGGTCAGCTGTCCagtccacatctcagcctgagaccaccacttcagcctcttctgctcGGCCAGAGACGTCTTCGCTTTTGACAACCTCCACAATCCTCGCAACCACGGCACAAACTTCCAGCCTAAAGCCTTCAACCACCACTCCAATCCAGTCCAGTCCTGCTGCAGTATCCACACCTAAGAAGATCACAACATcggcaacagaggcaacctccgCGACCACCATGGTCCTTGCACAgacgtcttcctctgctcctgggacaagccaaacttctgccagcactgtgactcttcctcggAGCTCTGCCATGGagaccacttcagcagctctcacctcaacagcacccaccaccagcactgtgtttgagaccacctccactgctgcgggtcgatccacatccagcactgagaccaccactgtttccaccaccacaaggtcagaagtctccagctcggctgcccagtccacatctcagcctgagacCACCACTTCAGCCTCTTCGGCTCGGCCAGAGACATCTCCACTTGTGACAACCTCCACAATCCCCTCGACCACAGCACAAACTTCCAGTCTAAAGCCTTCAGCCaccactccaaccccatccagtcctgcGAGAACATCTCGTGTTGCCTTTGTGCCCATCCCAGTGACAGAGGCAACTTCTGCAGTCTCCACAGTTCGtgcagaaacattttcctttgctcctGGTACTGGACTAACTTCAACCAGTGCTGCCTCTCATTCTCTGACCTCTACTCTGGAGATCAGTTCCACAACTCTCAGCACAGCTACACACACCTCCGCCAGGTTTTTTCAGACAGCCTCCAAGGCCATCATTGAATCCACCAATTTGTCAACTTCTAAAAGGCCAGATGGCTCCACCCCGGGTGTCCTGTCCACACATCTACCTGAGTCCATGTCTTCAGCCTCCTCCACTTGGCCAGCGACCTCTCCTCTTGTGACAACCTCCACACTCCTCTCTTCTAGAGCAGAGATTGCCAGCACATCTCCGGCAGTTACGACTTCCCCCTTACTTTTCTCTAGCTTAGGTCCATTCACTACACAGACGTCACAGACATCTTTTCCTCATCTCAGCACTACAGCCCATTTTGAAACGTCAGCAACACCTCAGAGTAGTCTTGGTGTCAAAGCCAGTAAGTTGTATAACAGTTACAAAAACTGagtaattttgtttaattattttctattaaatcCTACCATCAGTACACCTTTGTCTTTTCCTTATAAAAAACCATGGTGATTAAAGAATgactttctaaattaattttttttaagtgctcaTTCATTATGGTATTTTTTTACAAGTATCTTTACCATATTATAGGTAAAATGACTcttatatttataatttttttgaattattttaccATTCAGTTTTTTATACAACTTTCTAGTCATTGTGCACTGCACTAACGAccttaattaaaaatcaaaaaattacCACGGACTATAAAGTAATTTGCTGGAAAAATATACCAGTATAATATCGAGACAATTTCTTAACAGTTACATAATTATCTCTAGATCTATATATTAATGCCTAAAACCTGTTAAACATAAAATGGAAGATATATTAATTGATatatatttaaaaggaaaataaagagttGTAATTCAGACTAGGAATAAAAAACTCATATCATGGAatacagaagaaggaaaaaaagagacaaggGTGGGCAACCCAATAGCTGGCAGGAGCAACCTGTAAACTCTATGATTGTCCATCCAGAGCCCTGACACCCTGGCTCTTGCCCCTTCTCACCCCCTATTTGTGCATCTTCCAGCTCCCACCCATCCAACAACGACAGCTGCCGCCCTCGAGCGTTTCACCGTCAACTTCACTATCACCAACCTCCCCTACACTTCCGACCTGGAGAATCCTGACTCGGCCAAGTTCAGAGCTACACAAAGGGTCATGAACATGCTCGTAAGTTGACCAGCACTGGGCAATTGTCCTGCCCGCCCCAGGCTCTCTAAAGGTGGAGGGAGAGCCGTGAGATGGCCATGGCCTAACTGGGAAATCTTTTCCCTTGGCAGCTCGACCGcctgctgaaggaaagcagcattgGCCCTGTATTCCAAAGATGTGAGACAACAGATTTAAGGTATGAGTCTTGCTCAAATGTGCCTTTGCAGTGTTCTCACTTATGTAAGGGGACCAGTCACGCTCATGTTCTGCACTCTTACAGACTCAGGACattctccctccttcttcctgctctccctctctcttttctatCTCCACCTCACTTGCTGCGCTCTCCTCTTCGGGAGGTGATGGCCCGATCCCAAGATGACTCCAAATTCCTTCCAGGCCCTCTCCTTCATGAACATGCTCAGAATGTTTTTGAAGGTGCAGAAGAGTGTCGGGACAccaatcacacacacacacatattttggAAAGGCAAATGACCATGAAATGACCAAGGCAGTTCCAAGACCCAGCCTTGAGAGGATGACATGCAGAGGAGAGTGCTCAAGGAGGTCGCTGTGTTTTGCAGGCCAGGCAGTGACAGGGACGAGACCCGGGTGGACGCCGTGTGCACCTACAGCAAGGAGCCCTCGGCTGCGCCTTTGGACAGGGTGGGGCTGTACCACCAAGTGAGCAACAAGACCAGAGGCATCACCCAGCTGGGCCCCTACAGCCTGGACAAGGACAGCCTCTACGTCAACGGTGACCAGAGCTCCTCCCTcggcctcctctgctcccccacaccagccctcccccagtgctgccccttgcccagctccagctcctgaccctctgtctctctcttttcccaggataCAACGAACAGCCAGTGCTGACCAGTGAGTACCTTGCAGGGGCGGGATGGGATCAGGAAGCTGCAAGGGCCTCACTGGGGTCTTCCCCTGGGCACTGAGGGCTGTGGCCCTGATatcccagggaaaaaatggggatcGTGGCAACATTCCCCAtggagagcagggccagcaggagaCCTCAGTGGTTTTCCATCCAGAGCCCTGACACCCTGGCTCTTGCCCCTTGTCATTCTGGatttctgctccttccagctcccacCCATCCAACAACGACAGCTGCCGCCCTCGAGCGTTTCACCGTCAACTTCACCATCACCAACCTCCCCTACACTTCCGACCTGGAGAATCCTGACTCAGCCAAGTTCAGAGCTACACAAAGGGTCATGAACATGCTCGTAAGTTGACCAGCACTGGGCAATtgtcctgccctccccaggctcTCTAAAGGTGGAGGGAGAGCCGTGAGATGGCCATGGCCTAACTGGGAAATCTTTTCCCTTGGCAGCTCGACCGcctgctgaaggaaagcagcattgGCCCTGTATTCCAAAGATGTGAGACAACAGATTTAAGGTATGAGTCTTGCTCAAATGTGCCTTTGCAGTGTTCTCACTTATGTAAGGGGACCAGTCACGCTCATGTTCTGCACTCTTACAGACTCAGGACattctccctccttcttcctgctctccctctctcttttctatCTCCACCTCACTTGCTGCGCTCTCCTCTTCGGGAGGTGATGGCCCGATCCCAAGATGACTCCAAATTCCTTCCAGGCCCTCTCCTTCATGAACATGCTCAGAATGTTTTTGAAGGTGCAGAAGAGTGTCGGGACAccaatcacacacacacatattttggAAAGGCAAATGACCATGAAATGACCAAGGCAGTTCCAAGACCCAGCCTTGAGAGGATGACATGCAGAGGAGAGTGCTCAAGGAGGTCGCTGTGTTTTGCAGGCCAGGCAGTGACAGGGACGAGACCCGGGTGGACGCCGTGTGCACCTACAGCAAGGAGCCCTCGGCTGCGCCTTTGGACAGGGTGGGGCTGTACCACCAAGTGAGCAACAAGACCAGAGGCATCACCCAGCTGGGCCCCTACAGCCTGGACAAGGACAGCCTCTACGTCAACGGTGACCAGAGCTCCTCCCTcggcctcctctgctcccccacaccagccctcccccagtgctgccccttgcccagctccagctcctgaccctctgtctctctcttttcccaggataCAACGAACAGCCAGTGCTGACCAGTGAGTACCTTGCAGGGGCGGGATGGGGTCAGGAAGCTGCAAGGGCCTCACTAGGGTCTTCCCCTGGGCACTGAGGGCTGTGGCCCTGATatcccagggaaaaaatggggatcGTGGCAACATTCCCCAtggagagcagggccagcaggagaCCTCAGTGGTTTTCCATCCAGAGCCCTGACACCCTGGCTCTTGCCCCTTGTCATTCTGGatttctgctccttccagctcccacCCATCCAACAACGACAGCTGCCGCCCTCGAGCGTTTCACCGTCAACTTCACCATCACCAACCTCCCCTACACTTCCGACCTGGAGAATCCTGACTTGGCCAAGTTCAGAGCTACACAAAGGGTCATGAACATGCTCGTAAGTTGACCAGCACTGGGCAATtgtcctgccctccccaggctcTCTAAAGGTGGAGGGAGAGCCGTGAGATGGCCATGGCCTAACTGGGAAATCTTTTCCCTTGGCAGCTCGACCGcctgctgaaggaaagcagcattgGCCCTGTATTCCAAAGATGTGAGACAACAGATTTAAGGTATGGGTCTTGCTCAAATGTGCCTTTGCAGTGTTCTCACTTATGTAAGGGGACCAGTCACGCTCATGTTCTGCACTCTTACAGACTCAGGACattctccctccttcttcctgctctccctctctcttttctatCTCCACCTCACTTGCTGCGCTCTCCTCTTCGGGAGGTGATGGCCCGATCCCAAGATGACTCCAAATTCCTTCCAGGCCCTCTCCTTCATGAACATGCTCAGAATGTTTTTGAAGGTGCAGAAGAGTGTCGGGACAccaatcacacacacacatattttggAAAGGCAAATGACCATGAAATGACCAAGGCAGTTCCAAGACCCAGCCTTGAGAGGATGACATGCAGAGGAGAGTGCTCAAGGAGGTCGCTGTGTTTTGCAGGCCAGGCAGTGACAGGGACGAGACCCGGGTGGACGCCGTGTGCACCTACAGCAAGGAGCCCTCGGCTGCGCCTTTGGACAGGGTGGGGCTGTACCACCAAGTGAGCAACAAGACCAGAGGCATCACCCAGCTGGGCCCCTACAGCCTGGACAAGGACAGCCTCTACGTCAACGGTGACCAGAGCTCCTCCCTcggcctcctctgctcccccacaCTAGCcctcccccagtgctgccccttgcccagctccagctcctgaccctctgtctctctcttttcccaggataCAACGAACAGCCAGTGCTGACCAGTGAGTACCTTGCAGGGCGGGATGGGGTCAGGAAGCTGCAAGGGCCTCACTGGGGTCTTCCCCTGGGCACTGAGGGCTGTGGCCCTGATatcccagggaaaaaatggggatcGTGGCAACATTCCCCAtggagagcagggccagcaggagaCCTCAGTGGTTTTCCATCCAGAGCCCTGACACCCTGGCTCTTGCCCCTTGTCATTCTGGatttctgctccttccagctcccacCCATCCAACAACGACAGCTGCCGCCCTCGAGCGTTTCACCGTCAACTTCACCATCACCAACCTCCCCTACACTTCCGACCTGGAGAATCCTGACTCGGCCAAGTACAATGCTACACAGTCAGTCACAGCCGCCTTGGTAAGTGGCCCTTCTCATGACCAAGGCCTTGTCCCAACTGGTCCTTGTACTCATCAGCTTGGAGGGAGTGCAGGGAGCTGGCTATGACTTAATTGTGACACTTCTCCCCTTGGCAGCTCGACCGCTtgctgaaggaaagcagcattgGCCCCAATTTCCAAGGATGTGTGACAACAGCTTTCAGGTATGGGTCATTGTCCCCGTGCAGGTGCCTTGGTCTGAGGATGCTGGACATAGTGGTCAAGCTCTGGGTGCCTCTTCTATGAAGGCAGTACTGTCTCCATAATGCCCTCCTGTCTTAGAGCCTCCCCTCACTGCATGCACTCTCAGCTTGTGTAGGACATGGAGTAGCCCAAGAATCACTCCTAAGTACCTGATGCCTCTTTCCatcctgaacacctccagggtgTTAGTGAAGGTGGACAGCAGTGCCTGACCATAACACACACAGATGTTTTTGCATTCCAACAAAGGAATGTCCATGGCAGCCCCAGGGCCCAGCCATGAACGGAGAATGCGCAGAGGAGGATTTCTGAGGGAGGTCGCTGTGTTTTGCAGGCCAGGCAGCCACAGGGACGAGACCCGGGTGGACGCCGTGTGCACCTACAGCAAGGAGCCCTCGGCTGCGCCTTTGGACAGGGTGGGGCTGTACCACCAAGTGAGCAACAAGACCAGAGGCATCACCCAGCTGGGCCCCTACAGCCTGGACAAGGACAGCCTCTACGTCAACGGTGACCAGAGCTCCTCCCTcggcctcctctgctcccccacaccagccctcccccagtgctgccccttgcccagctccagctcctgaccctctgtctctctcttttcccaggataCAACGAACAGCCAGTGCTGACCAGTGAGTACCTTGCAGGGCGGGATGGGGTCAGGAAGCTGCAAGGGCCTCACTGGGGTCTTCCCCTGGGCACTGAGGGCTGTGGCCCTGATatcccagggaaaaaatggggatcGTGGCAAC
Protein-coding regions in this window:
- the LOC125317658 gene encoding mucin-16-like; protein product: MEYRRRKKRDKAPTHPTTTAAALERFTVNFTITNLPYTSDLENPDSAKFRATQRVMNMLLDRLLKESSIGPVFQRCETTDLRPGSDRDETRVDAVCTYSKEPSAAPLDRVGLYHQVSNKTRGITQLGPYSLDKDSLYVNGYNEQPVLTTPTHPTTTAAALERFTVNFTITNLPYTSDLENPDSAKFRATQRVMNMLLDRLLKESSIGPVFQRCETTDLRPGSDRDETRVDAVCTYSKEPSAAPLDRVGLYHQVSNKTRGITQLGPYSLDKDSLYVNGYNEQPVLTTPTHPTTTAAALERFTVNFTITNLPYTSDLENPDLAKFRATQRVMNMLLDRLLKESSIGPVFQRCETTDLRPGSDRDETRVDAVCTYSKEPSAAPLDRVGLYHQVSNKTRGITQLGPYSLDKDSLYVNGYNEQPVLTTPTHPTTTAAALERFTVNFTITNLPYTSDLENPDSAKYNATQSVTAALLDRLLKESSIGPNFQGCVTTAFRYGSLSPCRCLGLRMLDIVVKLWVPLL